The proteins below come from a single Aegilops tauschii subsp. strangulata cultivar AL8/78 chromosome 6, Aet v6.0, whole genome shotgun sequence genomic window:
- the LOC109739103 gene encoding putative invertase inhibitor: MNLDALSDYHKYGSTKTYYTVFKAMAAQQIALFLLLLAGAASHGLAVAVAVAVSPTPVINTTCAALAHSPNFTLHVEYEFCVGALSVDPAASSAPDARGLAAAAASLAVANMTSTEHIIADLVRNLGSCLAYYKEINDMVRRGLDDLRAGRAADASEKLLEAAQSDAPSLCDLILIEGDAKRNPIDQENQNAYFLSVMASDIAQLMLGSHASSSPKDPS; the protein is encoded by the coding sequence ATGAACCTGGACGCGCTTTCTGACTACCATAAGTACGGCAGCACAAAGACGTACTATACTGTCTTCAAAGcgatggcggcgcagcagatcgcTCTCTTCCTCCTActcctcgccggcgccgcctctcatggcctcgccgtcgccgtcgccgttgccgtcaGCCCTACGCCCGTCATCAACACCACATGCGCCGCGCTCGCCCACAGCCCCAACTTCACGCTGCACGTCGAGTACGAGTTCTGCGTGGGCGCGCTCTCGGTCGACCCGGCGGCCTCGTCCGCCCCGGACGCCCGCGGGCTAGCGGCGGCCGCGGCGAGCCTCGCCGTCGCCAACATGACGTCCACGGAGCACATCATCGCCGACCTCGTCCGAAACCTGGGCAGCTGTCTCGCCTACTACAAGGAGATCAACGACATGGTGCGGCGCGGGCTCGACGACCTCCGCGCCGGCCGCGCCGCCGACGCTTCCGAGAAGCTTTTGGAAGCGGCGCAGTCAGACGCTCCGTCCTTGTGCGACCTCATCTTGATAGAGGGAGACGCCAAGAGGAACCCCATAGACCAGGAGAACCAGAACGCCTACTTCTTGTCCGTCATGGCCTCCGATATTGCCCAGTTGATGCTGGGTTCTCATGCATCATCGTCTCCAAAAGATCCTAGCTGA